A single Pogoniulus pusillus isolate bPogPus1 chromosome 27, bPogPus1.pri, whole genome shotgun sequence DNA region contains:
- the RAD51D gene encoding DNA repair protein RAD51 homolog 4 translates to MVVLRAGLCPGLTEEMIQLLRAGGIRTVVDFVASDLEDAAQRCSLSYKALVAVRRVLLAQFSAFPVNGADLYEELKSSTAILPTGSPSLDQLLDSGLYTGEVTELMGAPGSGKTQVCLGIAASVSLGLKQQVLFLDSTAGFTASRLSQIYGAQTGDKQEQLEALQRVQVVHVFDIYEMLRALQELRDGLSQQVVSSVGPLKVVVIDSVSAVISPLLGGRQAEGLAIMMQLARELKTLAREFSLAIVVTNQVTRDSSSSGALKPALGRSWSFVPSTRVLLESKEGSRGRGSRQHLACLAKSARQPTGIQVELDIGDGDVQELSPATPTEGP, encoded by the exons ATGGTGGTCCTgcgggctgggctctgcccggGTCTCACTGAAGAGATGATCCAGCTCCTCAGGGCAGGTGGCATCAGGACAG TGGTGGACTTTGTGGCATCAGACCTGGAGGATGCTGCCCAGAGGTGTTCCTTGTCTTACAAG GCACTAGTTGCAGTGAGACGTGTGCTCCTGGCCCAGTTCTCTGCCTTCCCTGTCAATGGAGCAGACCTCTATGAGGAGCTCAAGAGCTCCACAGCCATCCTGCCCACCGGGAGCCCAAG CCTGGACCAGCTGCTGGACTCTGGGCTGTACACAGGGGAGGTGACAGAGCTCATGGGAGCGCCAGGCAGTGGCAAAACGCAG GTGTGCCTGGGCATTGCAGCCAGCGTGTCCCTTGGCCTCAAGCAGCAGGTCCTGTTTCTCGACTCCACGGCAGGCTTCACTGCCTCCCGCCTCAGCCAGATCTATGGAGCCCAGACAGGGGACAAGCAAGAGCAG ctggaggcccTGCAGCGGGTCCAGGTTGTCCATGTGTTTGACATCTACGAGATGCTGAgagccttgcaggagctgcggGATGGTCTCTCCCAGCAG GTGGTGAGCTCCGTGGGACCTCTCAAGGTGGTGGTGATCGACTCGGTCTCGGCTGTGATCTCCCCGCTGCTGGGCGGCAGGCAGGCGGAGG GTCTGGCCATCATGATGCAGCTAGCCAGGGAGCTGAAGACACTGGCCAGGGAGTTCAGCCTTGCCATTGTG GTGACCAACCAGGTgacaagggacagcagcagcagtggtgcactGAAGCCAGCCCTGGGGCGCTCCTGGAGTTTCGTGCCCAGCACCcgagtgctgctggagagcaaagaaggcagcagggggagaggcagcaggcagcacctggCCTGCTTGGCAAAGTCAGCCCGGCAG CCAACTGGGATACAGGTGGAGCTGGATATTGGAGATGGTGATGTgcaggagctgagcccagcaACACCCACAGAGGGGCCCTGA